In Drosophila miranda strain MSH22 chromosome Y unlocalized genomic scaffold, D.miranda_PacBio2.1 Contig_Y3_pilon, whole genome shotgun sequence, a single window of DNA contains:
- the LOC117194501 gene encoding rho GTPase-activating protein 19-like: protein MEYANINEFNDRDLATRMRNSNYEKYKSLVRMHLSSELELNTDEFDMPCHEIVYEDKGKIKKWNRLSKKNRGPATGCTAGAGSKSAGNSPTETLQQQIDAGFLMHLEELKEFLMLEKNLTQEGLFRKTGAVSRQNKLRMHIQHDQPLDLELTGFSAHDCATVFKSFLAELPEPLLTDAHYPAHLQIAPLSQALMGGQVAATAERQQHLLNSVQLLLLLLPEEHRELLQHIIKMLHSVAAREESNKMSAENLAILFTPHLICPRQMPPEALHYTAKKMSSIVSYMIQQGLEIFEVPGKLATDIRAYFLERKRKKNHVTGANP from the exons ATGGAATACGCCAACATCAATGAATTTAATGACCGCGACCTAGCGACACGCATGCGCAACAGCAATTATGAAAAATACAAGTCTCTGGTGCGCATGCACCTCTCCTCCGAGCTGGAACTAAACACCGACGA GTTCGACATGCCGTGCCATGAAATCGTCTACGAAGATAAGGGCAAGATAAAGAAGTGGAATCGCCTCTCCAAGAAGAATCGCGGACCTGCCACAGGCTGCACGGCTGGGGCAGGCAGTAAGTCGGCGGGCAACAGTCCCACTGAAACGCTGCAGCAACAAATTGATGCAGGCTTTCTGATGCACCTGGAGGAGCTCAAAGAGTTTCTTATGCTGGAGAAGA ATCTCACCCAGGAGGGACTATTTCGCAAGACAGGAGCCGTTTCCAGGCAGAACAAGCTACGAATGCACATACAGCACGACCAGCCCTTGGATTTGGAACTGACAGGATTCTCGGCTCACGACTGTGCCACTGTTTTTAAGAGCTTTCTGGCCGAGCTGCCAGAGCCTTTGCTTACAGACGCCCACTATCCAGCACATCTTCAGATAGCGCCGCTTAGCCAGGCATTAATGGGGGGTCAGGTGGCGGCTACCGCAGAGCGCCAACAACATCTTCTCAACTCGGTGCAgctgctccttctcctgctcccCGAAGAGCATCGCGAGTTACTGCAGCACATTATTAAAATGCTCCATTCGGTGGCAGCGCGTGAGGAGAGCAACAAGATGTCAGCGGAGAATTTGGCCATCTTGTTTACACCGCACCTGATTTGCCCCAGGCAAATGCCGCCTGAGGCGCTCCACTATACGGCGAAGAAGATGTCCAGCATTGTGTCCTACATGATTCAGCAGGGTCTGGAAATCTTCGAAGTTCCCGGAAAGCTAGCCACCGATATTCGGGCGTACTTTCTTGAGCGCAAACGCAAAAAAAACCATGTCACCGGAGCAAACCCTTGA